The proteins below come from a single Panicum hallii strain FIL2 chromosome 7, PHallii_v3.1, whole genome shotgun sequence genomic window:
- the LOC112901441 gene encoding uncharacterized membrane protein At4g09580, producing MGREERFPVWEAALGAGVAAAFAAGLVGVYLSMPDSDYSFLKLPRNLEELQILTGHLENYTSDYTLQVLVGYCAVYIFMQTFMIPGTIFMSLLAGALFGQLRGVALVVFAATAGASSCYFLSKMIGKPLVFSLWPDKLSFFQKQVAKRREKLLNYILFLRVTPTLPNTFINLASPIVDVPYHTFLLGTLIGLIPAAYVTVRAGIALGELTSLSDLYDTQSIALLFLIGVVSVTPALLGKDEAQEKPLEMAVGAS from the exons ATGGGGAGGGAGGAGAGGTTCCCGGTGTGGGAGGCCGCGCTCGGCGCCGgggtcgccgccgccttcgccgccggGCTCGTCGGAGTCTACCTTTCCATGCCGGACTCCGACTACAGCTTCCTCAAGTTGCCGCGCAACCTCGAGGAACTCCAAATCCTCAC TGGCCATCTTGAGAACTATACTAGTGACTACACCCTACAGGTGTTGGTAGGTTATTGCGCTGTCTACATCTTCATGCAGACCTTCATGATCCCAGGGACAATATTCATGTCACTGCTTGCTGGTGCTCTATTTGGGCAACTCCGGGGCGTGGCCCTGGTGGTCTTTGCTGCCACTGCTGGTGCTTCTTCGTGCTATTTCCTCTCGAAGATGATTGGGAAGCCACTGGTGTTCTCACTGTGGCCAGATAAGCTCAGTTTCTTCCAGAAGCAG GTTGCTAAAAGACGAGAGAAGCTATTGAATTACATACTTTTCCTCAGGGTCACCCCAACATTGCCAAATACCTTCATCAACTTAGCTTCACCTATAGTAGATGTCCCCTATCATACATTCCTACTGGGAACTCTCATTGGTCTCATCCCAGCTGCTTACGTGACTGTGAGG GCTGGAATTGCTCTTGGAGAGTTAACTTCGCTGAGTGACCTTTATGATACCCAGTCAATAGCGCTGCTATTCCTGATTGGTGTTGTTTCAGTCACGCCTGCACTGTTGGGCAAGGATGAGGCGCAAGAAAAACCATTGGAAATGGCAGTAGGCGCTTCATGA
- the LOC112901652 gene encoding transducin beta-like protein 3 has protein sequence MASTQALKKNYRCDRSLQQFYTGGPFAVGRPPAGEGEGEGEAEAEPFLACACGGEVRVVSAADASAIGEPVECDSEAITALTLSPDSRLLFAAGHSRLIRVWDLATGTCIRSWKGHDGPIMAMACHASGGLLATAGADKKVCVWDVDGGFCTHFLRGHTGVVTTIMFHKDPKRLLLFSGSEDGTVRVWNLETKKCVAVLKEHFSTVTSLTLSDDGQTLLSAGRDKVVTVWDVRKYSLKKTIPTYEMIEAVSFIGSGSEVLACLGIDLANMKGKTDGYFLTVGERGVVRIWCLESGHCIFEQQSSDVTVNSENEETRRGFTSAVMLPNDQGLLCVTADQQFLFYCPQKTDEGTFQLSLYRRLVGYNDEILDLKFVGDEEQYLAVATNLEQVRVYDVASMSCSYVLAGHTEIVVCIDTCVSSSGKTLIVTGSKDNTVRLWDAERRSCIGTGKGHLGAVGSVAFSKKSKNFFVSGSSDRTIKIWTWDDTLGDVDGEVPLRAKAVVAAHDKDINSLAVSPNDGLVCSGSEDRTACIWKLPNLVSSVVLKGHKRGIWSVEFSPVEQCVMTSSGDRTIKIWSVADGSCLKTFEGHTSSVLRASFLSRGTQVISCGSDGLVKLWTIKTNECIATYDKHDGKVWALAVGRKTEMLATGGTDAILNLWYDCTMEDKQEDFRKKEEEVLRGQELENAVSDSDYTKAIQLAFELRRPHRLLELFSQLARRADSEDPIEKALLGLPKDGLRLLLEYIREWNTKPKFCHVAQFVLFRVLRCLPPTDILEIKGISELLEGLIPYSQRHFSRVDRLVRSTFLLDYTLMRMSVVDPDVDAGTTKDDMNGSSVENDETAEAWPASPVTEKSSKKRKLGKSGKKGKEKKVKVTSKGVSVEA, from the exons ATGGCGTCGACGCAGGCGCTTAAGAAGAACTACCGCTGCGACCGCTCGCTGCAGCAGTTCTACACGGGCGGGCCGTTCGCGGTCGGGCGCCCCCCAGCcggcgagggcgagggcgagggcgaggCCGAGGCCGAGCCGTTCCTCGCGTGCGCATGCGGCGGGGAGGTGCGCGTGGTGTCCGCAGCGGACGCCTCCGCGATAGGCGAGCCCGTTGAGTGCGACTCGGAGGCCATCACCGCGCTGACCCTGTCCCCGGACTCCCGCCTCCTTTTTGCCGCGGGGCACAGCAGGCTTATCAGGGTCTGGGACCTCGCGACCGGCACTTGCATACGCAGCTGGAAG GGACATGATGGTCCTATTATGGCCATGGCATGCCATGCTTCTGGTGGGTTGCTTGCAACTGCTGGAGCAGACAAGAAGGTTTGTGTATGGGATGTGGATGGTGGATTTTGCACACATTTCTTAAGAGGTCATACAGGTGTTGTGACGACCATTATGTTCCACAAAGATCCAAAGCGCCTTCTG TTGTTTTCAGGAAGCGAAGATGGCACCGTGAGAGTATGGAACCTTGAAACCAAAAAATGTGTTGCTGTGCTGAAAGAGCATTTTTCTACAGTCACTTCATTGACATTGTCTGATGATGGACAAACATTGCTCAGTGCTGGGAGGGATAAG GTCGTTACTGTGTGGGATGTTCGTAAGTACAGCTTGAAGAAGACAATACCAACGTATGAAATGATAGAAGCTGTTTCCTTCATTGGATCAGGAAGTGAGGTACTGGCTTGTTTGGGCATAGATCTGGCAAATATGAAGGGGAAAACGGATGGTTATTTTCTTACAGTAGGTGAACGTGGGGTTGTGCGCATCTGGTGCTTGGAGAG TGGTCATTGCATATTCGAGCAGCAATCATCTGATGTAACTGTTAACTCAGAGAATGAGGAAACCAGAAGGGGTTTTACATCTGCTGTTATGTTGCCAAATGATCAAGGGTTGCTATGTGTGACTGCTGATCAGCAGTTTTTGTTCTATTGTCCCCAAAAAACTGATGAAGGGACCTTCCAACTGTCCCTATATAGACGTCTAGTAGGTTATAATGATGAGATTCTTGACTTGAAGTTTGTCGGAGATGAGGAACAATATCTTGCTGTAGCTACCAACTTGGAGCAG GTCCGTGTTTATGATGTTGCATCGATGTCATGTTCTTATGTGTTGGCTGGCCACACAGAAATTGTTGTTTGCATTGACACCTGTGTCTCTTCTTCTGGGAAGACGCTTATTGTAACTGGGAGCAAGGACAATACT GTGAGGTTATGGGATGCTGAAAGGAGAAGCTGTATTGGTACTGGTAAAGGCCATCTGGGAGCTGTTGGTTCTGTTGCATTCTCAAAGAAATCGAAGAACTTTTTTGTTAGTGGCAGCAG TGATCGAACCATCAAGATATGGACCTGGGATGATACGCTTGGTGATGTTGATGGTGAAGTTCCTCTTAGAGCTAAGGCTGTTGTAGCTGCACATGATAAAGATATTAATTCTCTGGCTGTTTCACCTAATGATGGCCTTGTTTGCAGTGGCTCTGAG GACCGAACTGCTTGCATATGGAAACTCCCTAACCTGGTATCCTCTGTTGTCCTTAAGGGGCACAAAAGAGGAATCTGGTCGGTTGAGTTTTCTCCTGTTGAGCAATGTGTCATGACATCGTCTGGTGATAGAACAATCAAAATATGGTCAGTTGCAGATGGCTCATGCTTGAAGACATTTGAGGGTCATACATCAAGTGTCTTGCGAGCTTCTTTCCTTTCACGTGGAACTCAAGTTATTTCTTGCG GAAGTGATGGTCTAGTGAAGCTATGGACAATCAAAACAAATGAATGCATTGCTACTTATGATAAGCATGATGGGAAG GTTTGGGCATTGGCTGTTGGCAGAAAAACTGAAATGCTTGCTACTGGTGGAACCGATGCAATTCTAAACCTTTGGTATGATTGCACCATGGAAGATAAGCAAGAAGATTTCCGTAAAAAG GAGGAAGAAGTCTTAAGAGGACAGGAATTGGAAAATGCAGTGTCAGATTCTGACTATACAAAAGCAATACAACTTGCATTTGAGCTTAGAAGGCCACACAGGCTTCTAGAGTTATTCTCACAGCTTGCCAG GAGAGCTGATTCGGAGGATCCAATAGAAAAGGCTCTTCTTGGACTTCCAAAGGATGGCCTTCGTTTGCTTCTTGAGTACATCCGTGAATGGAATACAAAGCCCAAGTTCTGTCATGTTGCACAGTTTGTGCTTTTTCGGGTATTGAGGTGTTTGCCTCCCACCGATATCCTGGAG ATAAAGGGCATCAGCGAGCTCCTTGAGGGCCTTATTCCATATTCGCAGAGGCATTTCAGCAGAGTTGATAGACTAGTGCGAAGCACATTTCTGTTGGACTATACATTGATGCGAATGTCCGTGGTAGATCCAGATGTGGATGCGGGCACAACCAAAGATGACATGAATGGTTCATCAGTGGAGAACGATGAAACCGCAGAGGCTTGGCCTGCTTCGCCTGTAACAGAGAAGTCGAGCAAGAAGAGAAAACTGGGCAAATCAGGCAAAAAGGGCAAGGAGAAGAAGGTGAAGGTTACTTCAAAGGGTGTTTCAGTTGAGGCCTGA
- the LOC112901089 gene encoding transcription factor MYB41-like, translated as MGRSPCCCHDAGVKKGPWTEEEDRALVEHIQRHGGHVGSWRNLPKAAGLNRCGKSCRLRWTNYLRPDIKRGNFTADEERLIIALHAELGNKWSTIATHLDGRTDNEIKNYWNTHIRKKLLRMGVDPVTHQRLPPDDVLGGALAAAPGLPEALLSAAASLGGLNSVLMQAQALQLLLQAVNGGAASAGLMASFSPAVDNAMPPLLNASSIVPNFQDQQMNLLAHAANYRPADDYLSNLASFAEQDVVRQPNASAPAPAAALVPASPFPQEVAAAADRRPVQGFSDLLSEAIDQVPSMCSLEDEHFWKDLLAESNHLPL; from the exons ATGGGGAGGTCCCCGTGCTGCTGCCACGACGCCGGCGTGAAGAAAGGCCCGTGGACGGAGGAGGAGGACCGGGCGCTGGTGGAGCACATCCAGCGCCACGGCGGTCACGTCGGCAGCTGGCGCAACCTGCCCAAGGCCGCCGGCCTGAACCGCTGCGGGAAGAGCTGCCGCCTCCGGTGGACCAACTACCTCCGCCCCGACATCAAGCGCGGCAACTTCACCGCCGACGAGGAGCGCCTCATCATCGCCCTCCACGCCGAGCTCGGCAACAA GTGGTCGACGATCGCGACGCACCTGGACGGCCGGACGGACAACGAGATCAAGAACTACTGGAACACGCACATCCGGAAGAAGCTCCTGCGCATGGGCGTCGACCCCGTCACGCACCAGCGGCTGCCCCCCGACGACGTCCTCggcggcgccctcgccgccgcccccggcctCCCTGAGGCGCTCctctcggcggcggcgagcctCGGGGGCCTGAACAGCGTTCTGATGCAGGCGCAGGCGCTGCAGCTCCTGCTGCAGGCCGTCAACGgaggcgccgcctccgccggtcTCATGGCCAGCTTCAGCCCAGCTGTAGATAATGCCATGCCGCCCTTGCTTAACGCGAGCAGCATCGTCCCAAACTTCCAGGACCAGCAGATGAACCTCTTGGCTCACGCGGCGAACTACCGGCCGGCTGACGATTATCTCAGCAATCTCGCAAGTTTTGCAGAGCAGGACGTGGTGCGGCAACCGAACGCTTCGGCTCCGGCGCCGGCTGCGGCATTGGTGCCTGCATCGCCATTTCCGCAGGAAGTGGCAGCTGCAGCTGACCGGCGGCCGGTGCAGGGTTTTTCCGATCTTCTGTCGGAGGCCATTGATCAGGTGCCGAGCATGTGCTCTCTAGAGGACGAACATTTCTGGAAGGATTTGCTAGCAGAGAGCAACCACTTGCCACTATGA
- the LOC112898872 gene encoding probable inorganic phosphate transporter 1-3: MARAHPLNVLATLDRARTQRYHFTAAAIAGTGFLAGAYDLFSIIFVARLIGRVYYADETASPGEPGGQLPHDAAVALNGVAFSGTFVGQLAFGWLGDRIGRRRAYGWTLALMAVSSAASGLSFGREAKAVLATLCFFRFWLGVGVGGSYPLSAAIIAEYANKRTRGAFVAAVHAMQGVGILLGCTVALGVCSVVPEADHVWRVILVAGAVPAALSFYLRTKLPETARYTALVAREPKRAAADMSQVLRARIQEQELDVSVGRIDDEWGLFSVQFLKSHGLHLLATSSACFFLSVTYYSQNILQKDLLGKLGWVSPSPAASMGAVQEVARLARAQALIALCGASPGYILSVVLIDVLGRRRLQLAGFTVMTLSMLALAISYDHWTSHAAGFFALYNVTFFFASVGPNTTTFVAPAELFPARLRCTCHGVAMAAGRAGAVLGAFGFLSKGADSKYASGIGTRNELFVLAGTNFLGMLMSLFVPETRGASLEVLSKEVVYESIDMFMDSNGE, translated from the coding sequence ATGGCGCGCGCGCACCCGCTCAACGTCCTGGCGACGCTCGACCGCGCCAGGACGCAGCGGTACCATTTCACCGCCGCCGCGATTGCGGGCACGGGTTTCCTCGCCGGGGCTTACGACCTGTTCTCTATCATCTTTGTCGCCAGGCTGATCGGCCGCGTCTACTACGCTGATGAAACTGCCAGCCCCGGCGAGCCCGGGGGCCAGCTGCCCCACGACGCCGCGGTCGCGCTCAACGGCGTCGCGTTCAGCGGCACGTTTGTTGGGCAGCTCGCGTTCGGCTGGCTCGGCGACAGGATCGGTCGCCGACGCGCCTACGGATGGACACTGGCGCTCATGGCCGTGTCCTCCGCGGCGTCCGGGCTCTCCTTCGGCCGCGAGGCGAAGGCCGTGCTGGCGACACTGTGCTTCTTCCGCTTCTGGCTCGGTGTCGGGGTCGGCGGCAGCTACCCCCTGAGTGCGGCCATCATCGCGGAGTACGCCAACAAGCGTACCCGCGGCGCcttcgtcgccgccgtccacgccATGCAGGGTGTCGGCATCCTCCTCGGGTGCACTGTCGCGCTCGGCGTGTGCTCAGTCGTGCCGGAGGCCGACCACGTGTGGCGCGTAATCCTCGTGGCCGGCGCAGTGCCGGCCGCTCTCAGCTTCTACCTGCGCACGAAGCTGCCAGAGACCGCTCGGTACACGGCGCTCGTCGCACGCGAGCCGAAGCGTGCGGCGGCCGACATGTCGCAGGTGCTCCGCGCCAGAATCCAAGAGCAGGAGCTGGACGTCTCCGTCGGTCGCATCGACGACGAGTGGGGCCTCTTCTCGGTGCAGTTTCTGAAGAGCCATGGCCTCCACCTGCTGGCCACCTCAAGCGCGTGCTTCTTCCTCAGCGTGACCTACTACAGTCAGAACATCCTCCAGAAGGATCTCCTCGGCAAGCTTGGGTGGGTCTCCCCTTCCCCGGCGGCGAGCATGGGCGCCGTCCAGGAAGTCGCCCGCCTCGCCCGCGCGCAGGCGCTCATCGCGCTCTGCGGCGCCAGCCCGGGGTACATCCTGTCGGTCGTCCTCATCGATGTCCTCGGGcggcgccgcctccagctcgccGGCTTCACGGTGATGACGCTCTCAATGCTTGCCCTCGCCATCTCATACGACCACTGGACGTCGCACGCTGCCGGCTTCTTCGCGCTCTACAACGTGACCTTCTTCTTTGCCAGCGTCGGGCCCAACACCACCACGTTTGTCGCGCCCGCGGAGCTCTTCCCGGCGCGGCTGCGGTGCACGTGCCACGGCGTCGCCATGGCCGCGGGGCGGGCCGGCGCGGTTCTCGGGGCGTTCGGGTTTCTATCCAAGGGCGCCGACAGCAAGTACGCGTCGGGCATTGGTACCCGGAACGAGCTGTTTGTGCTGGCCGGCACCAATTTCCTGGGCATGCTGATGTCTCTGTTCGTCCCGGAGACGAGGGGCGCGTCACTGGAGGTACTGTCGAAGGAGGTCGTCTACGAATCAATTGACATGTTTATGGATAGCAATGGGGAATAA
- the LOC112898874 gene encoding S-norcoclaurine synthase 2-like yields the protein MYRDPLSWVMATELNKSMEGTLCHEFETGLPAAEVWEVYGGLVVADLIPRLLPEVFSKVELVEGDGGVGTVLLVTFPPGTPGSQTFKEKFIKVNNENYVKEALVTEGGFLDHGFQKYLVRIEIIGKEEKTSIIRSTIEYEVHHEHANNPPVISTSGLATIAESITKYIKEQKGLE from the exons ATGTACAGGGATCCATTATCCTGGGTCATGGCTACAGAGCTCAACAAATCAATGGAAGGGACCCTTTGCCACGAGTTTGAGACTGGACTCCCTGCTGCCGAGGTATGGGAGGTCTATGGAGGCCTCGTTGTTGCGGATTTGATCCCCCGGTTGCTTCCTGAAGTGTTCTCGAAGGTTGAGCTTGTAGAAGGAGATGGCGGCGTTGGAACAGTCCTGCTTGTCACCTTTCCTCCAG GAACTCCAGGATCACAAACTTTCAAAGAAAAGTTCATCAAGGTCAATAACGAAAACTACGTCAAGGAAGCACTTGTAACTGAAGGGGGCTTTCTAGATCATGGATTTCAGAAATACTTGGTACGAATCGAGATTATAGGAAAAGAAGAGAAGACATCGATAATAAGATCAACAATTGAATATGAAGTTCATCATGAGCATGCAAACAACCCCCCTGTTATCAGTACCAGTGGTTTAGCTACTATTGCTGAGTCCATCACAAAATACATCAAGGAGCAGAAGGGTCTTGAGTAA
- the LOC112901478 gene encoding E3 ubiquitin-protein ligase RNF14-like, protein MPRKSSRARGAATQGPDGPTAAPRPPVKAGPPNPSPAAELPQAAPAAAQALERLHLDPASDGDPPPPPPPVTEPEAPAPSQPPPVEASSSGRSEAGGSLEEEAVRKLHELAEAGGEEVALTEEEVRANDQRQEDELCALEAIFGDAVVILDRKGGQRCFQVHVHIEIPDAIDVSTRLNYGDGKLKYGATSDADADDLDYKFRVEHLPPILLTVLLPASYPSHHAPFFTISTYWLDKGMISSLCRMLDMLWEEQQGMEITYQWVQWLQSSSLSHLGFGNEIILGKNDVTCDADKRACLDNASPDFIIPRMMRYNDNKHHEAFLHAIHDCMICFSECPGFDFIKLPCHHFFCWKCMQTYCKMNVKEGNVVKLLCPDTKCEGAVPPNILKRLLGEDEFERWEGLLLQRTLDAMSDVVYCPRCQTACLEDVGNEAVCSSCLFSFCTLCRNRRHIGEQCMSPEERLLILEKRQQSGQVQGDQQRILEELRSLKEIMKDAKQCPRCKMAISKTEGCNKMHCENCGEYFCYQCNRAITGYEHFKGSCVLFPQEELDRWEMQMNQRVRRQVVAQAHAEMHALHGQVHPCPTCRQPSPKVGNNNHLFCWACQKHFCALCHKPVPKPAQHYGPKGCKQHTADP, encoded by the exons ATGCCTCGGAAGTCGTCCAGGGCGAGGGGCGCGGCCACGCAAGGCCCCGATGGTCCCACGGCGGCGCCGAGGCCTCCCGTCAAGGCCGgccccccaaaccctagccccgctgCCGAGCTGCCCCaggccgcccccgccgccgcccaggccCTGGAGCGCCTCCATCTCGACCCCGCTTCTGATGgtgatccgccgccgccgccgcctcccgtgACCGAGCCCGAGGCACCTGCGCCGTCTCAGCCGCCGCCCGTGGAGGCGTCGTCGTCTGGAAGGTCTGAGGCGGGCGGGAGCCTGGAGGAGGAGGCTGTGAGGAAGCTGCACGAGCTTGCGGAGGCTGGTGGGGAGGAGGTGGCGTTGACTGAGGAGGAGGTGCGCGCCAATGATCAGAGGCAGGAGGACGAG CTTTGTGCCCTCGAAGCCATTTTTGGGGATGCTGTGGTAATTTTGGACAGAAAGGGAGGCCAGCGGTGTTTCCAG GTCCATGTTCACATTGAGATTCCAGATGCTATAGATGTATCAACAAGGCTCAATTATGGTGATGGAAAATTAAAATATGGGGCAACATCTGATGCTGATGCTGATGACCTTGATTACAAGTTTAGAGTTGAGCATTTGCCTCCAATCCTTCTAACAGTTCTCCTGCCTGCATCGTACCCAAGTCACCATGCTCCTTTTTTCACTATCTCCACATATTGGCTTGATAAAGGGATGATTTCGTCGTTATGTCGCATGCTTGATATGCTTTGGGAAGAGCAACAGGGGATGGAAATAACATATCAATGGGTGCAGTGGCTCCAAAGTTCTTCCCTTTCTCACTTAGGGTTTGGTAATGAGATAATATTGGGCAAGAATGATGTAACATGTGATGCAGATAAGCGTGCTTGTCTAGATAATGCTTCACCAGATTTTATAATTCCAAGGATGATGAGATACAATGACAATAAGCATCATGAAGCTTTCTTACACGCTATCCATGACTGCATGATTTGTTTCAGCGAGTGTCCTG GTTTTGATTTCATCAAACTTCCGTGTCATCATTTCTTCTGCTGGAAATGCATGCAAACATACTGCAAAATGAATGTTAAGGAAGGAAATGTTGTGAAGTTGCTATGTCCTGATACAAAATGTGAAGGTGCTGTTCCTCCTAATATATTGAAACGGCTGCTTGGAGAGGATGAATTTGAACGTTGGGAGGGATTACTGCTTCAAAGAACCCTTGATGCCATGAGTGATGTTGTCTATTGTCCAAGATGCCAAACTGCTTGCTTGGAGGATGTAGGCAATGAAGCAGTGTGTTCAAGTTGTTTATTCAGCTTCTGCACTCTCTGTAGAAATCGCCGTCATATTGGAGAGCAATGTATGTCTCCAGAAGAAAGACTCCTTATCTTGGAG AAACGCCAACAATCTGGGCAAGTGCAAGGAGATCAGCAGAGAATTCTTGAAGAACTACGCAGCCTGAAGGAAATTATGAAGGATGCAAAACAGTGTCCAAGATGCAAGATGGCCATATCTAAGACAGAAGGATGCAATAAGATGCATTGTGAGAACTGTGGGGAGTACTTCTGTTATCAATGCAACCGTGCAATCACTGGATATGAGCATTTCAA AGGTTCTTGCGTGCTTTTTCCTCAGGAGGAACTGGACAGATGGGAAATGCAGATGAATCAAAGGGTACGGCGCCAAGTTGTTGCACAGGCACATGCTGAAATGCATGCACTGCATGGTCAAGTTCATCCTTGTCCAACATGCCGTCAACCATCTCCAAAG GTTGGAAACAACAACCACCTGTTCTGCTGGGCATGCCAGAAGCATTTTTGTGCCCTGTGCCATAAGCCTGTCCCAAAGCCGGCACAGCACTATGGTCCCAAAGGTTGCAAGCAACATACGGCAGATCCCTGA